The Dioscorea cayenensis subsp. rotundata cultivar TDr96_F1 chromosome 19, TDr96_F1_v2_PseudoChromosome.rev07_lg8_w22 25.fasta, whole genome shotgun sequence genome includes a window with the following:
- the LOC120250718 gene encoding ethylene-responsive transcription factor RAP2-13 produces MATAIDFYSNWPSFSSDPSQMELMQALEPFFKSASPSPSLSPSWDQNLSFDSYLSFNGMQNNQKGGSFLSVQPLPMKHAGTPSPAKPGKLYRGVRQRHWGKWVAEIRLPKNRTRLWLGTFDTAHEAALAYDEAAFKLRGDFARLNFPNLRHSSATSLHSSVDAKLQAICQTLQAPDSTSVSKTPTTTNTSSSPSLSSSSLSCDQEDESSAGSSPVSEMQSLDFTEVPWDESESFVLRKYPSWEIDWDAILS; encoded by the coding sequence ATGGCCACAGCTATAGATTTCTACAGTAACTGGCCTAGCTTCTCCTCTGATCCTTCTCAAATGGAGCTCATGCAAGCACTTGAACCTTTTTTCAAGAgtgcttctccttctccatctttATCTCCATCATGGGATCAAAATCTAAGCTTTGATTCCTATTTGAGCTTTAATGGCATGCAAAACAACCAAAAAGGTGGGAGCTTTCTCAGTGTGCAGCCACTTCCAATGAAGCACGCCGGAACTCCATCTCCGGCCAAGCCTGGCAAGCTCTACCGTGGCGTGCGGCAGCGTCACTGGGGCAAATGGGTGGCCGAGATCCGCCTCCCTAAGAACCGCACACGGCTCTGGCTCGGCACCTTTGACACCGCCCATGAAGCCGCTTTGGCCTACGACGAAGCCGCCTTCAAGCTCCGCGGTGACTTCGCCCGCCTTAACTTCCCCAATCTCCGCCACTCCTCCGCTACCTCCCTCCACTCGTCCGTCGACGCCAAGCTCCAAGCCATCTGCCAAACTCTCCAAGCTCCTGATTCCACCTCTGTTTCAAAGACTCCAACAACCACTAACacttcatcatcaccatcattatcatcatcatcattatcttgtGATCAAGAAGATGAGTCCTCTGCTGGTTCTTCTCCAGTTTCAGAGATGCAGAGCTTGGACTTCACTGAGGTTCCATGGGATGAATCTGAGAGCTTTGTGCTAAGAAAGTACCCATCTTGGGAGATTGATTGGGATGCCATTCTCTCTTAA